The proteins below come from a single Takifugu flavidus isolate HTHZ2018 chromosome 6, ASM371156v2, whole genome shotgun sequence genomic window:
- the LOC130527822 gene encoding uncharacterized protein LOC130527822 encodes MTASGDADIESLRKRTYRPLDVFLLVSIIFLFLAMSAIVAAVVIAVKRPECFDLQGKGASGQTAFKMENFVYLDAKSSDLMNSTMPWEVVDYGEGTSKGSLFEFNQKQNALQTKQAGMYFIYVVLNLTCTHRDNCTPGRLHVQVGDKLTCEVELQSEPRVTKKCWTVSKVEREKLLTQMTVPKTGLTNWKLELKGSGLGMFLVD; translated from the exons ATGACGGCAAGTGGCGACGCAGACATCGAGTCTCTTCGGAAGAGGACTTATCGGCCGCTGGACgttttcctcttggtgtccatcatttttctcttcctggcGATGTCGGCCATCGTCGCGGCCGTAGTGATCGCTGTCAAACGGCCCGAGTGTTTCGACCTGCAGGGCAAAGGCGCCTCCGGTCAAACTGCTTTTAAG atggaGAACTTTGTGTATCTGGACGCAAAATCAA GTGATTTGATGAATTCCACCATGCCCTGGGAGGTGGTGGACTACGGCGAGGGGACGTCCAAAGGAAGCCTCTTTGAATTTAACCAAAAACAGAACGCTCTGCAGACCAAACAGGCTGGCATGTACTTCATATACGTTGTCCTCAACCTCACCTGCACCCACCGGGACAACTGCACCCCAGGGCGCCTCCACGTGCAGGTGGGTGACAAGCTCACCTGTGAAGTGGAGCTTCAGTCTGAGCCACGCGTGACCAAGAAGTGCTGGACAGTGAGTAAAGTGGAGCGCGAGAAGCTGCTCACTCAGATGACCGTACCCAAAACTGGACTGACCAACTGGAAACTGGAACTGAAGGGCTCGGGATTGGGAATGTTCCTTGTGGATTAA
- the tmed1b gene encoding transmembrane emp24 domain-containing protein 1b has translation MEFHRSRGVLWLLAFMFGWLFGSVSCFGSNLDSEFTFLLPAGRSECFFQTAIKNGTMEVEYQVIAGAGMDVDFTIVSPEGSRLIMESRRSDGVHVVEPTQEGDYEICFDNSFSHFSEKMVFFEIIIEGQAGDVGGDEEWAGLEEPDGSLLEYKLEDIRESMDSLHKRLERSKQMQTVLRAFEARDRNLLEDNLWRVSFWSCASVLVMLCVALTQVYTVRKLFDDKRRVCT, from the exons ATGGAATTTCACCGGAGCAGAGGAGTTCTGTGGCTCCTCGCATTTATGTTCGGCTGGTTATTCGGCTCTGTGAGCTGCTTCGGATCGAATCTGGACAGCGAGTTCACGTTTCTCCTCCCAGCCGGAAGATCCGAGTGCTTCTTCCAGACGGCGATTAAAAATGGTACGATGGAGGTCGAATATCAG GTCATAGCTGGTGCCGGCATGGATGTGGACTTCACCATCGTCTCTCCAGAGGGCAGCCGGCTCATCATGGAGTCTCGACGCTCAGACGGAGTGCACGT GGTGGAACCTACGCAAGAGGGAGACTATGAAATCTGCTTTGACAACAGTTTCAGTCACTTCTCGGAGAAGATGGTGTTCTTTGAGATCATCATCGAGGGTCAAGCCGGAGACGTCGGTGGAGATGAAGAATGGGCAGGACTGGAGGAGCCCGACGGAAGCCTTTTGGAGTACAAGCTAGAGGACATCCGC GAGTCCATGGATTCTCTCCACAAACGCCTGGAGCGCAGCAAGCAGATGCAAACGGTGTTGCGAGCTTTTGAGGCGCGGGACAGGAACCTTCTGGAAGACAACCTGTGGAGGGTCTCGTTCTGGTCCTGCGCCAGCGTCCTGGTCATGTTGTGCGTGGCTCTTACTCAG GTCTACACTGTCCGGAAACTGTTCGATGATAAGCGGAGGGTCTGTACTTAG
- the LOC130527142 gene encoding tumor necrosis factor ligand superfamily member 14-like has product MSDSAVGPFPQVFVVDSQASCVSVPTPKKARCSGMGQKILFMLMGIAMLGLTLQAYLIFHLYNKVEAFSHCASHPLCQNVSRPSAPGQQGDALSRVGAKVEPRVEQIQNRPFAQLIGSSNPVGEDNVVQWEHKGGETFTNHMGYSKGQLLVQMEGHYYIYSKVTLNAAEECSLVQHKVMKVTKAYGQAIELMKSKSSRCTWNAKVSTPKSSPGEDLRNSFLAGIFHLQTGDKIYVTLEDIQKIHRGTTDNIMGAFMIAP; this is encoded by the exons ATGTCTGACAGCGCCGTGGGTCCATTCCCACAGGTGTTTGTGGTGGACAGCCAGGCCAGCTGTGTCTCTGTGCCCACTCCAAAGAAAGCAAGGTGCTCTGGAATGGGTCAGAAAATTCTGTTCATGCTGATGGGAATCGCTATGCTGGGACTTACTCTTCAAGCATATTTAATCTTCCATCTTTACAACAAAGTGGAG GCGTTTTCCCACTGTGCATCTCATCCCTTGTGCCAGAACGTGTCGAGGCCCAGTGCGCCAGGCCAGCAG GGGGACGCTTTGAGTCGAGTTGGCGCTAAAG TGGAACCACGTGTGGAACAGATCCAAAACCGGCCATTTGCACAACTGATAG GCTCCAGCAATCCTGTTGGGGAGGATAATGTGGTGCAGTGGGAACATAAAGGCGGTGAAACCTTCACCAACCACATGGGCTACAGCAAAGGGCAACTGTTGGTGCAGATGGAGGGTCATTACTACATTTACTCCAAAGTGACTTTGAATGCTGCAGAGGAGTGTTCTCTAGTCCAGCACAAGGTCATGAAGGTCACCAAAGCCTACGGTCAAGCTATCGAACTTATGAAATCCAAAAG TTCTCGCTGCACCTGGAACGCAAAAGTTTCAACTCCTAAATCTTCCCCCGGGGAGGATCTGCGGAACAGCTTCCTGGCTGGAATTTTCCACCTGCAAACAGGAGATAAAATTTATGTCACATTGGAAGACATACAGAAGATACACAGAGGAACGACTGATAACATTATGGGAGCCTTTATGATAGCCCCGTGA